Proteins found in one Deltaproteobacteria bacterium IMCC39524 genomic segment:
- a CDS encoding response regulator yields MSHENVKVLIVEDDPDFAESLMIALGVRDCHVDIARTGEEAIRKYRSLCYDIAFMDIKLPGKNGVESLAEIRSFCPSAKVVMMTGFSEATLLDTALKAGAIDILRKPFRLKEMFGFIDKLQNDSPAVVKH; encoded by the coding sequence ATGTCCCATGAAAACGTAAAAGTGCTGATTGTTGAAGACGACCCGGATTTTGCGGAGAGCCTGATGATTGCTTTGGGTGTTCGTGACTGTCACGTGGATATCGCACGTACAGGTGAGGAGGCCATCCGTAAATATCGTAGCCTCTGCTACGATATCGCTTTTATGGATATCAAACTTCCCGGTAAAAATGGTGTAGAGAGCCTGGCAGAAATCCGGAGTTTTTGTCCTTCGGCCAAGGTTGTGATGATGACGGGGTTCAGTGAAGCGACTCTTCTGGATACCGCTCTTAAGGCAGGTGCCATCGACATCCTGCGCAAACCCTTTCGCTTGAAAGAGATGTTCGGCTTTATCGACAAACTTCAAAACGATTCTCCAGCGGTGGTTAAACATTAA
- a CDS encoding putative nucleotidyltransferase substrate binding domain-containing protein, protein MSEDNILFQQIKKYCRRDVATCEPGDSVLKVAQIMRDLRISSVIICEGNEPTGILTDRDLRNKVVAQAIDPRTITAREIMNAPLLTVSENDFIFEALYRISKNNIHRICVVDQDNRLSGIITVTDIMRLQTHSPQKLVRDIDQAATLEELKLYHNQIQDLVIHLVGTGVPPRELVRMIALLNDQLLLRLIELLRARQFRDLTDKFAFIVLGSEGRREQTLTTDQDNAIVYADDLSEQDIAGIEAFSEVLIDSLIEIGVPPCPGGIMAKNAFWRRSFSGWCDALDDWLSVPLPDNILNSGMFFDLRTVYGDISLEKALKQRLAEHFSKGSMFLTHSAANVNRFKPPLGLFGGIKAEQGEEHKGQVEIKKAGIFAITEGVKALAMEAGIMNGGTRERIQSLVDKGVLKRKFADDLDASYNFLVYLRLRCQVNEIRAGREPSNYITLSKLNHMEKGRLKLSFEEVNEFHEFLRVHFRVHLLR, encoded by the coding sequence ATGTCTGAAGACAATATCCTCTTTCAACAAATCAAAAAATATTGTCGTCGTGATGTAGCGACTTGCGAGCCCGGAGATAGCGTCCTGAAGGTCGCCCAGATCATGCGTGATCTGCGCATCTCCAGTGTGATTATCTGTGAGGGCAATGAGCCGACCGGAATTTTAACGGATCGTGATTTGCGTAACAAGGTCGTTGCCCAGGCTATTGACCCCCGCACGATTACAGCACGTGAGATTATGAATGCTCCTCTGCTTACGGTCAGTGAGAATGATTTTATCTTCGAAGCTCTTTATCGTATTTCCAAGAATAATATCCATCGCATTTGTGTTGTTGACCAGGATAACCGCCTCTCCGGAATCATCACTGTCACTGATATCATGCGTCTGCAAACCCACTCTCCACAGAAGTTGGTGCGTGATATCGACCAGGCAGCGACCCTTGAAGAGCTAAAGCTCTACCACAACCAGATTCAGGACCTGGTTATTCATCTGGTTGGAACGGGAGTGCCGCCCCGAGAACTGGTGAGGATGATTGCCCTCCTCAACGATCAACTGCTTCTGCGCCTCATAGAGTTGCTGCGAGCCAGACAATTTAGAGATCTTACCGATAAATTTGCGTTCATTGTTCTGGGCAGCGAAGGGCGGCGGGAGCAGACTCTTACGACTGACCAGGATAATGCCATTGTTTATGCTGACGATCTTTCTGAGCAAGATATTGCTGGGATAGAGGCTTTCTCCGAAGTTTTGATAGATTCACTCATAGAGATCGGCGTCCCTCCTTGTCCCGGCGGCATTATGGCCAAGAATGCATTCTGGAGGCGTAGCTTCAGCGGCTGGTGTGATGCTCTTGATGATTGGCTTTCGGTGCCATTGCCGGACAATATTCTCAACAGCGGCATGTTTTTCGACCTTCGAACTGTTTATGGTGACATAAGTCTTGAAAAAGCCCTGAAGCAGAGGCTTGCCGAGCACTTCAGCAAAGGCTCGATGTTCCTGACCCATTCGGCTGCCAACGTGAATCGCTTCAAACCTCCACTTGGTCTTTTTGGCGGCATCAAGGCTGAACAAGGGGAAGAACATAAAGGGCAGGTAGAGATCAAAAAGGCTGGAATCTTCGCGATTACCGAAGGAGTGAAAGCCCTCGCCATGGAAGCAGGGATCATGAATGGCGGTACCCGTGAGCGCATCCAGTCCCTGGTCGACAAGGGTGTGTTGAAGCGTAAATTCGCCGATGATCTCGACGCGAGCTACAACTTCCTGGTTTATTTGCGCCTGCGCTGCCAGGTGAATGAGATTCGGGCAGGTCGCGAGCCAAGCAACTACATCACCTTGAGTAAGCTCAACCACATGGAGAAAGGGCGTTTAAAGCTCTCGTTTGAAGAAGTCAATGAGTTCCATGAGTTCCTGAGAGTCCACTTTCGTGTTCACCTTCTTCGTTGA
- a CDS encoding PAS domain S-box protein — protein sequence MSFLFSLKRALTVNFLVVAAVPVLLFGLFTIQLISSHQLDGVRERNATQARSIADEVDSFLLEVRSDLRHVEQVLSTKEILQPGRADDFLANMVRNSRFFESIYLLDDQYRVVSLGVLPKLLARSEDFIGLDFSGHQLFRSGEDLKMPVWSNTFVSLVTGEPSVTLGVPMPGGFLLGNIRLSSLGKLLQRYSSAGIEVSIIDQGGTLVAHNVTKKAMQRLNFGGHPAVVSAMEGVESTREFKQGPLHNLESVSPVLTSGWVVWVGLDMHFILAPINDIRDLLIFFMVIAVSLASIIALFNVQRLMTPLIALGDRTKLIADGLYDFRFRPSGFVEIDELANQIASMTHAIKMREESIVTNEQRFRDLVNSIDGIVWEMEYPSFRFLFVSKQAETILGYPLQDWYEVESFWEQKTHAEDLAQAKSYCQLMSEKHEDHDFEYRMIAADGRIVWIRDLVTVVVEDCRPVRLLGVMIDVTEQKELLDDLSRSEQNYREIFNATSDAIFIHDSETGQVLDVNQSMLKMHNTTYEAALVGGMEAISQGEGPYSMEAAKLKLQFAREHGSCAFEWHSRKATGEYFWTDVNLRRAMIGNQSRIIATVRDISDRKEAAEKLREANESLLLLINRMPIGCIFWSPEFTVNMWNPAAEAIFGFTEEEMVGCSPLDTIVAEELRGEMLALWPRLMSGDTSAHSVNDNLTKAGKTIICEWYNTPVNDLSGEIIGVISMVQDVSDRKAAEKELERYRHQLEDLVRQRTEQLEKTQQELVQKERLAVLGQLTATVSHEIRNPLGTVANSLYLLKDALPGDDFPHLARPLQLAERNVERCDSIISDLLDFSRQRTIEKEAVAIDEWLAELLDELSFPSDVNCHWLLNSKAVALVDSERLRRVMVNVITNALQAMDEASVVDKSLEIITMAADGRCEINVCDTGVGMSEEVMSRIFEPMFSTKNFGVGLGVPIIMNIMEGHGGGAIYQSSLDRGTTVKLWLPSVLPHWK from the coding sequence ATGTCTTTTCTATTCTCACTGAAACGCGCTTTAACTGTTAACTTCCTGGTGGTTGCCGCTGTTCCTGTTCTCCTCTTTGGTCTGTTCACTATTCAACTGATTTCCAGTCATCAGCTTGATGGTGTGCGTGAGCGCAATGCTACGCAAGCCAGAAGCATCGCTGACGAGGTGGATTCCTTCCTTCTGGAAGTCCGATCGGACTTGCGGCACGTTGAGCAGGTCCTTTCTACAAAAGAGATTTTACAGCCAGGCCGCGCTGATGATTTTCTTGCCAACATGGTTCGTAACTCCCGCTTCTTTGAGTCCATTTACCTGCTTGATGATCAGTATAGAGTGGTTAGCCTCGGCGTGTTGCCTAAATTGCTGGCACGAAGTGAAGACTTCATTGGCCTGGATTTTTCCGGCCATCAGCTTTTTCGGTCTGGCGAAGATTTAAAAATGCCAGTCTGGAGTAATACTTTTGTCTCCCTGGTGACAGGTGAACCCTCTGTGACCCTTGGGGTGCCAATGCCTGGAGGCTTTCTGCTCGGGAATATCCGTTTGAGCAGCCTTGGAAAATTACTGCAAAGATACTCTAGTGCCGGTATTGAAGTTTCGATCATTGACCAGGGCGGTACCCTGGTCGCTCATAATGTTACAAAAAAGGCTATGCAGCGGCTTAACTTCGGTGGCCACCCTGCTGTTGTCTCGGCCATGGAGGGTGTTGAGTCGACCCGCGAATTCAAACAAGGGCCATTGCATAACCTTGAGAGCGTCAGCCCGGTTTTGACCTCGGGCTGGGTTGTTTGGGTTGGCCTTGATATGCATTTCATCCTGGCTCCGATCAATGATATTCGCGACTTGCTTATCTTTTTTATGGTCATTGCTGTCTCTCTGGCCAGCATTATTGCTCTCTTCAATGTTCAGCGTCTGATGACACCTTTGATTGCCTTGGGTGACCGTACCAAGCTGATTGCAGATGGACTTTATGATTTCCGCTTTCGTCCCTCGGGGTTTGTTGAGATCGATGAACTCGCCAATCAGATTGCGAGCATGACTCACGCCATCAAAATGCGTGAGGAGTCAATCGTCACCAATGAACAGCGCTTTCGTGATCTGGTCAACTCGATCGATGGCATTGTCTGGGAGATGGAATATCCTTCGTTTCGTTTCTTGTTTGTCAGTAAACAGGCAGAGACTATTCTCGGTTATCCCTTGCAGGACTGGTATGAAGTAGAGTCCTTCTGGGAACAGAAGACACATGCCGAGGATCTGGCCCAGGCGAAATCCTACTGCCAGTTGATGTCAGAAAAGCATGAAGATCATGACTTTGAATATCGCATGATCGCTGCTGACGGCCGGATTGTCTGGATCCGCGATCTGGTCACAGTGGTTGTTGAGGACTGTCGTCCCGTCCGCCTGCTCGGGGTTATGATTGATGTCACAGAGCAGAAGGAACTGCTGGATGATTTGAGCCGCAGTGAACAAAATTACAGGGAGATTTTTAACGCAACCAGCGATGCCATCTTTATCCACGATTCAGAAACAGGCCAGGTCCTGGACGTGAATCAATCGATGCTGAAAATGCATAACACGACCTACGAGGCCGCTCTTGTCGGCGGTATGGAAGCGATCAGCCAGGGCGAGGGTCCCTACAGCATGGAAGCGGCCAAACTCAAATTGCAGTTTGCAAGAGAACATGGCAGCTGTGCTTTTGAATGGCACTCGCGTAAAGCGACAGGCGAGTATTTCTGGACCGATGTCAACCTGCGCAGAGCGATGATCGGTAACCAGAGTCGCATCATTGCGACTGTTCGTGATATTTCTGATCGCAAAGAAGCGGCCGAAAAACTCCGGGAGGCGAATGAAAGCCTGCTCCTGCTCATTAATCGCATGCCGATTGGCTGCATTTTCTGGTCACCTGAATTTACGGTCAACATGTGGAACCCTGCGGCCGAAGCGATCTTTGGTTTTACAGAGGAGGAAATGGTCGGGTGCTCGCCATTGGATACCATTGTTGCAGAAGAGCTGCGCGGCGAAATGCTAGCCCTGTGGCCCAGACTGATGTCGGGCGACACGTCCGCTCACAGTGTCAACGATAACCTGACCAAGGCAGGGAAAACCATTATCTGTGAATGGTACAATACCCCCGTAAATGATCTCTCTGGCGAGATCATCGGTGTTATCTCCATGGTTCAAGATGTTTCAGACCGTAAAGCGGCGGAGAAAGAGCTGGAACGATACCGCCATCAGCTGGAAGACCTTGTCAGGCAACGGACTGAACAGTTGGAGAAAACCCAACAAGAGTTGGTCCAGAAAGAAAGACTCGCGGTTCTGGGGCAGCTGACGGCCACTGTCAGCCACGAAATACGTAATCCCCTTGGTACTGTTGCAAATTCCCTTTATCTCCTCAAGGATGCCTTGCCAGGGGATGATTTTCCTCATCTGGCCAGACCTCTGCAACTGGCAGAGAGGAATGTTGAACGTTGTGACAGTATTATCAGTGATCTTCTTGATTTCTCCCGCCAGCGTACAATTGAAAAAGAAGCCGTTGCGATTGATGAATGGCTTGCAGAACTCCTTGATGAGCTCAGTTTCCCTTCTGACGTTAACTGTCATTGGTTGCTTAATTCTAAGGCTGTTGCTTTGGTTGACAGCGAGCGATTACGCAGGGTTATGGTGAATGTGATTACCAACGCCCTGCAGGCTATGGATGAGGCCTCTGTGGTTGATAAATCCCTGGAGATTATCACCATGGCTGCCGATGGACGCTGTGAAATTAACGTGTGTGACACCGGGGTAGGGATGAGTGAAGAGGTTATGTCACGCATCTTTGAGCCGATGTTCAGCACCAAAAACTTTGGCGTTGGCCTGGGTGTTCCGATTATTATGAATATTATGGAAGGGCATGGCGGTGGCGCGATCTATCAAAGCTCTCTTGATAGGGGTACGACTGTGAAGCTGTGGCTACCGTCCGTTCTGCCTCATTGGAAATGA
- a CDS encoding chemotaxis protein CheD: MMSQTTGTVETLSPARHYLYPGTLFVHRKPHLITTVLGSCVAVCLWNQTSQLGGINHYLLPLWNGEGLPTPKYGNIAIAKLYEKVRAHSNPGDKLIAKVFGGASMWEKTDGLLAVGQRNIDFALETLEALGISVVAKDLGGHQGRKVIFNSGDGSVLMRRQRPMGKS, encoded by the coding sequence ATGATGAGCCAGACCACAGGTACAGTAGAGACTCTCTCTCCAGCACGCCACTACCTTTATCCGGGCACGCTTTTCGTGCACCGCAAGCCTCATTTGATCACAACGGTGCTCGGCTCCTGTGTTGCCGTCTGCCTGTGGAATCAAACCTCGCAGCTCGGTGGCATTAACCACTACCTTTTGCCACTCTGGAACGGTGAGGGGCTGCCGACTCCCAAGTACGGCAATATCGCGATTGCCAAGTTGTATGAAAAGGTCCGTGCACATTCCAACCCGGGCGATAAACTGATTGCCAAGGTCTTTGGCGGCGCCTCCATGTGGGAAAAAACGGACGGTCTCCTGGCCGTTGGGCAACGGAATATCGATTTTGCCCTGGAAACCCTGGAAGCCCTCGGTATTTCGGTGGTTGCTAAAGATCTCGGTGGTCATCAGGGTCGTAAAGTCATTTTTAACAGTGGTGACGGTTCGGTTCTGATGAGAAGACAGCGGCCAATGGGCAAGTCCTGA
- a CDS encoding chemotaxis response regulator protein-glutamate methylesterase, whose protein sequence is MAGPIRVLIVDDSAVVRQALTEILSADPEIEVMGTAADPLIATDKIRRQRPDVITLDVEMPRMDGLSFLKQIMAQDPIPVVMCSSLTEKGAEVTMKALQYGAVEIINKPKMGAKQFLEDSNVIICDAVKAAARARVRRLSSLVNDPEPKLTADVMLSQPRHTENFRTTEKIIAVGASTGGTEALRVFLQGMPYDAPGIVIVQHMPQHFTAAFAKRLNGICRISVKEAADGDTVIPGRALIAPGNMHMMLKRSGTRYHVVIKDGPLVCRHRPSVDVLFRSVGRYAGQNAIGVIMTGMGDDGARGMKEMKNSGAINLAQDEASCVVFGMPQEAIKHGGTDKVLPLDDLADEALRLYRLQK, encoded by the coding sequence ATGGCTGGACCGATTCGTGTCCTGATTGTGGATGATTCTGCTGTCGTACGACAGGCTCTGACCGAGATTCTGTCCGCTGATCCAGAAATCGAGGTCATGGGTACTGCTGCAGACCCCTTGATCGCCACTGATAAAATCCGCCGTCAGCGTCCCGATGTCATCACCCTTGATGTCGAGATGCCACGTATGGATGGGCTCTCTTTTCTCAAGCAAATCATGGCCCAGGACCCGATTCCGGTCGTCATGTGCTCAAGCTTGACGGAAAAGGGCGCAGAAGTGACGATGAAAGCCCTGCAATACGGTGCTGTTGAGATCATCAATAAACCGAAAATGGGTGCCAAGCAGTTCCTCGAAGATAGCAACGTTATCATCTGTGATGCCGTCAAGGCCGCCGCACGAGCCCGGGTCAGACGTCTCTCCAGCCTGGTGAATGACCCTGAACCGAAGCTGACGGCGGATGTTATGCTCAGCCAACCTAGGCATACAGAAAACTTTCGTACGACAGAAAAGATCATTGCTGTTGGTGCTTCAACCGGTGGCACCGAGGCCCTGCGGGTTTTCTTGCAGGGTATGCCCTATGATGCACCCGGTATTGTGATTGTCCAGCACATGCCGCAGCATTTTACGGCTGCTTTTGCAAAACGCCTGAACGGCATTTGCCGTATTTCTGTCAAAGAAGCCGCCGATGGTGACACCGTGATCCCAGGTCGCGCGCTGATCGCTCCCGGCAACATGCACATGATGCTGAAACGCAGTGGAACCCGTTATCATGTCGTGATCAAGGACGGCCCCCTGGTCTGTCGGCATCGACCTTCGGTTGACGTTTTATTTCGTTCCGTCGGTCGCTATGCGGGACAGAATGCCATTGGTGTCATTATGACCGGGATGGGCGATGATGGTGCCCGTGGTATGAAGGAAATGAAGAATTCCGGGGCCATTAACCTGGCACAAGATGAAGCAAGTTGTGTCGTATTTGGTATGCCGCAGGAAGCGATTAAGCACGGCGGGACAGACAAGGTCCTGCCCTTGGATGATCTGGCCGATGAAGCTTTGCGGCTCTACCGCCTGCAGAAATGA
- a CDS encoding bifunctional aconitate hydratase 2/2-methylisocitrate dehydratase, giving the protein MIEAYLMHEKERNAQGIPALPLTPEQTTGLCDLLQNPPAGKEEFLMNLFTERVSPGVDPAAEVKAGFLAEILTGAKSSPLIDKKRAVQILGTMIGGYNVQPLIGALSDSALADEAAAALSGMTYVYDAADQVIELSKSNAAAKKVVESWAAAEWFTNKPVLAEIIKVKVFKVEGEINTDDFSPAGDAWSRPDIPLHALAMGKTRFPGGIEEIAKWRAEGHQVAFVGDVVGTGSSRKSACNSVLWCIGDDIPAVPNKRRGGVIIGGVIAPIFFNTAQDSGTLPLRMDVSNLNMGDVITINTAKGEVTNEAGDVVSTFEIKPDTVADEFRAGGRIPLIIGCAVTKQAREALGMGETDIFAQAANPTPKAGQGYTQAQKMVGRACGVDGVLPGSSCAPIMTTVGSQDTTGPMTADEIKELACLRFKSPMVMQSFCHTAAYPKPADVKMHANLPKFISDRAGVPLRPGDGVIHSWLNRLLVPDTVGTGGDSHTRFPIGISFPAGSGLIAFAGALGFMPLDMPESVLVRFKGEFNEGITLRDAVNAIPYWAIKQGHLTVPKKNKVNIFNGRILEMEGLPNLSVEQAFELTDAAAERSAAAGCIKLSEESVCTYLRSNVALMKKMIEEGYQDPETLQGRIDAVNEWLKDPKLLEADANAEYAAVIEIDLSEITEPILACPNDPDDVKLLSDIQGTPIQDIFLGSCMTNIGHFRAAAEIWRGEKFNPNVRTWVCPPTRMDQDKLKEEAVFSVFSAMGARLEIAGCSLCMGNQARVPDGVNMFSTSTRNFDDRIGNGAQVYLGSAELGAVTSTMGKLPTPAEYLAVYKERVAPKKDEIYQYLQFDEMDGYK; this is encoded by the coding sequence ATGATTGAAGCTTACTTGATGCATGAAAAAGAACGTAATGCCCAGGGGATTCCTGCGTTGCCGCTGACCCCTGAGCAAACTACCGGCCTCTGTGACCTGCTGCAGAATCCGCCTGCAGGCAAAGAAGAGTTCCTGATGAATCTTTTCACCGAGCGTGTTTCGCCCGGCGTTGATCCTGCTGCTGAAGTCAAGGCCGGTTTCCTGGCCGAGATCCTGACCGGCGCGAAGAGTTCTCCCCTGATTGACAAAAAGCGTGCTGTTCAGATCCTCGGCACCATGATCGGTGGTTACAATGTTCAACCGCTGATCGGTGCTTTGAGTGATTCTGCTTTGGCTGATGAGGCTGCTGCTGCACTCTCCGGCATGACCTACGTATATGATGCTGCGGATCAGGTCATTGAACTGTCCAAGAGCAACGCTGCGGCGAAAAAGGTTGTTGAAAGCTGGGCTGCTGCTGAATGGTTTACCAATAAGCCGGTCCTGGCCGAAATCATTAAGGTCAAAGTCTTCAAGGTTGAAGGTGAAATCAACACGGATGATTTCTCTCCTGCCGGTGACGCCTGGAGCCGTCCTGACATTCCATTGCACGCCCTTGCCATGGGTAAAACCCGTTTCCCAGGTGGTATCGAAGAGATCGCCAAGTGGCGTGCTGAAGGCCACCAGGTGGCTTTCGTCGGTGATGTTGTTGGTACAGGTTCATCCCGCAAGTCGGCTTGTAACAGCGTGCTCTGGTGCATCGGTGATGATATCCCGGCCGTTCCCAACAAGCGTCGTGGTGGCGTAATCATCGGTGGTGTTATCGCCCCGATCTTCTTCAATACTGCACAAGATTCCGGCACTCTGCCACTACGGATGGACGTTTCCAATCTGAACATGGGTGATGTGATCACCATCAATACCGCAAAAGGTGAAGTCACCAACGAAGCTGGTGATGTTGTCTCCACCTTCGAGATTAAGCCGGATACGGTTGCTGACGAGTTCCGTGCCGGTGGCCGGATTCCACTGATTATCGGCTGTGCCGTAACCAAGCAAGCTCGCGAAGCTCTGGGCATGGGCGAGACGGATATCTTTGCCCAGGCTGCTAACCCAACTCCTAAAGCGGGCCAGGGTTACACCCAGGCTCAGAAGATGGTTGGTCGCGCCTGTGGCGTTGATGGCGTTCTGCCCGGTTCTTCCTGCGCTCCGATCATGACTACTGTTGGCTCCCAGGACACCACGGGCCCAATGACCGCTGATGAGATCAAGGAGCTGGCTTGCCTGCGCTTCAAATCTCCTATGGTCATGCAGTCCTTCTGTCACACGGCTGCTTATCCGAAGCCGGCTGACGTGAAAATGCACGCCAACCTGCCGAAATTCATCTCCGATCGCGCCGGTGTTCCCTTGCGCCCGGGCGATGGTGTTATTCACAGCTGGCTGAACCGTCTGCTGGTTCCCGACACTGTCGGTACCGGAGGTGACTCCCACACCCGTTTTCCGATCGGCATCAGCTTCCCCGCCGGTTCCGGCCTGATCGCCTTTGCCGGTGCTCTCGGCTTTATGCCTCTTGATATGCCTGAGTCGGTTCTGGTGCGCTTCAAGGGGGAGTTTAACGAAGGCATCACCCTGCGTGATGCTGTCAACGCCATCCCTTACTGGGCCATCAAGCAGGGGCACTTGACTGTTCCGAAGAAGAACAAGGTCAACATCTTCAACGGTCGTATCCTGGAGATGGAAGGTCTGCCAAACCTGTCGGTTGAGCAGGCATTCGAGCTCACGGATGCTGCCGCTGAGCGTTCCGCTGCCGCTGGTTGTATCAAGCTCTCCGAGGAGAGTGTCTGTACTTACCTGCGCTCCAACGTTGCTCTGATGAAGAAGATGATCGAAGAAGGTTATCAGGATCCAGAGACACTACAGGGCCGCATTGACGCCGTCAACGAATGGCTCAAGGATCCCAAGCTGCTCGAAGCCGATGCCAACGCTGAGTATGCTGCAGTAATCGAAATCGACCTGTCCGAGATCACCGAGCCGATTCTCGCTTGCCCGAACGATCCTGATGATGTCAAGCTTCTCTCCGACATCCAGGGGACCCCGATTCAGGACATTTTCCTCGGTTCCTGTATGACCAACATCGGTCATTTCCGCGCAGCTGCTGAGATCTGGCGCGGCGAGAAGTTCAACCCGAATGTTCGCACCTGGGTCTGCCCTCCGACCCGTATGGATCAGGATAAGCTGAAAGAAGAGGCTGTCTTCTCGGTATTCAGTGCCATGGGTGCCCGTCTGGAAATCGCTGGCTGCTCCCTCTGCATGGGCAACCAGGCGCGTGTTCCTGATGGCGTCAACATGTTCTCCACCAGTACCCGTAACTTCGATGACCGCATCGGTAACGGTGCCCAGGTTTATCTCGGCTCCGCTGAGCTCGGTGCTGTCACCTCAACGATGGGTAAGTTGCCAACTCCGGCTGAGTACCTCGCTGTTTACAAGGAGAGGGTTGCTCCTAAGAAAGACGAGATTTACCAGTACCTGCAGTTTGATGAGATGGATGGGTACAAGTAA
- a CDS encoding response regulator yields MGKRVMAVDDSATVRKVLQATLVSAGYEVVEAVDGADALKKLSGDSVDMLVTDLNMPNMDGIGLIKEVRQKPGNRFMPIIMLTSESQPEKKSAGKAAGASGWITKPFNPDQLLAVVRMVCPA; encoded by the coding sequence ATGGGAAAACGTGTCATGGCAGTAGACGATTCGGCCACCGTGCGCAAAGTGTTGCAGGCGACTCTGGTTTCGGCTGGGTACGAGGTCGTTGAGGCCGTTGATGGTGCTGATGCACTGAAAAAGCTTAGCGGTGACTCCGTTGATATGCTTGTAACTGATTTGAATATGCCGAATATGGATGGCATAGGCCTGATTAAGGAAGTCAGACAAAAGCCTGGTAATCGTTTTATGCCGATTATCATGTTGACCAGCGAATCCCAGCCCGAGAAAAAGAGTGCCGGCAAAGCCGCGGGGGCTTCGGGGTGGATCACCAAGCCATTCAATCCGGACCAGTTGCTGGCCGTCGTGCGTATGGTCTGCCCGGCCTGA
- a CDS encoding HAMP domain-containing sensor histidine kinase yields MKKPSDEELIEEIRQRFESNHNALNDMRAMTRKLESMNEKLKDSEALKSQFLSNIRNEINNPLSAIMGLSGQFFDQDCDPAVCRKTICMIYAEAFNLDFQLQNVFMAAELEAGEAEISYAMVEIVSILTGCIDKLAYRISEKEIEITQSVPEDLIFPSDAQKFEAVLINLLANAVEFNHNGGTINVDIKETRSGLTVTVIDNGPGINPVDQEVIFDRFKQLDVGTTKGHRGHGLGLSICWSLAELLGGTLDLDSQPGNGCRFVLSLPRPDVEVAVHAKDGNFFLFDESDDEVETF; encoded by the coding sequence ATGAAAAAGCCAAGCGACGAAGAGCTGATCGAGGAAATTCGGCAGCGTTTTGAATCGAACCACAATGCTCTCAACGACATGCGCGCGATGACGCGCAAGCTGGAGTCGATGAACGAGAAATTGAAGGACTCCGAGGCCTTGAAGAGTCAGTTTCTTTCAAATATCCGCAACGAAATTAATAACCCCCTCTCCGCGATCATGGGCTTGTCCGGTCAGTTTTTTGACCAAGATTGTGATCCTGCCGTCTGTCGGAAAACGATCTGCATGATTTATGCGGAAGCTTTTAATCTCGATTTCCAGCTGCAGAATGTTTTTATGGCTGCCGAGCTTGAAGCCGGTGAGGCTGAAATTTCTTATGCGATGGTTGAGATAGTCAGCATCCTGACGGGCTGTATTGACAAGCTGGCCTATCGCATCTCGGAAAAAGAAATCGAAATTACACAGTCGGTTCCCGAGGACCTGATCTTCCCGAGCGACGCACAGAAGTTTGAAGCTGTCCTCATCAACCTGCTCGCCAATGCTGTTGAGTTCAATCACAATGGCGGAACGATTAATGTTGATATCAAGGAGACCCGCTCCGGATTGACCGTTACTGTGATCGATAATGGCCCGGGGATTAATCCTGTTGATCAGGAAGTCATCTTTGACCGCTTCAAACAACTTGATGTCGGTACCACCAAGGGGCACAGAGGTCACGGCCTTGGTTTGAGCATTTGCTGGTCGCTTGCCGAGCTGCTCGGTGGGACTCTGGATCTGGACAGCCAACCCGGTAACGGCTGTCGTTTTGTGCTCTCCCTGCCGAGACCCGATGTGGAAGTCGCTGTGCACGCTAAAGACGGTAATTTTTTTCTCTTTGATGAGTCTGATGACGAGGTAGAGACGTTCTAG
- the pal gene encoding peptidoglycan-associated lipoprotein Pal: MKNFIMLLLTVVTMLCVVLIAGCAKDLVVEPIDAEAQNGAVQKKQASQNVDDADVLENTTVINVGLERVYFPFDQFTLTTKARRVLDANAIILKSSPALKVSIEGHCDSRGSDEYNLALGERRAHVVKNYLVSLGVASDRFETISYGEELPADSAMTESAWAKNRRTEFKTINQTFFNNDIAPIEKSQIDLVTKSHGS, from the coding sequence ATGAAAAATTTCATCATGCTACTTTTAACCGTTGTCACCATGCTTTGTGTCGTTTTAATTGCAGGATGCGCTAAAGACCTTGTAGTGGAACCCATAGACGCCGAAGCACAAAATGGGGCAGTACAAAAGAAGCAAGCCTCGCAGAACGTAGATGACGCAGATGTTCTGGAAAATACAACAGTCATAAACGTTGGACTGGAGCGCGTATATTTTCCGTTTGACCAGTTTACCTTGACCACCAAGGCTCGAAGGGTCTTGGATGCCAATGCAATAATATTGAAATCTTCTCCTGCCTTGAAGGTAAGTATCGAGGGCCATTGTGATTCTCGCGGTTCAGATGAATACAATCTAGCCCTTGGCGAACGACGTGCTCATGTTGTCAAAAACTATCTTGTTTCGCTGGGCGTTGCATCGGATCGCTTTGAAACGATCTCCTACGGGGAGGAATTGCCAGCAGACTCAGCGATGACTGAATCTGCCTGGGCAAAGAATCGCCGTACTGAGTTCAAGACCATCAACCAAACTTTCTTCAATAACGATATAGCTCCGATCGAGAAAAGCCAGATAGACCTGGTGACGAAAAGCCATGGGTCCTGA